In Passer domesticus isolate bPasDom1 chromosome 7, bPasDom1.hap1, whole genome shotgun sequence, one genomic interval encodes:
- the RABGAP1L gene encoding rab GTPase-activating protein 1-like isoform X9, which produces MPKRENRRLQEASMRLEQENDDLAHELVTSKIALRNDLDQAEDKADVLNKELLLTKQKLVETEEEKRKQEEETAQLKEVFRKQLEKAESEIKKTTAIIAEYKQICSQLSTRLEKQQAASKDELEVVKGKVMACKHCSEIFSKEGALKVPAVSTDNKGIETDDEKDALKKQLREMELELAQTKLQLVEAKCKIQELEHQRGALMNEIQAAKNSWFSKTLNSIKTATGTQAPPQPPVPPREGST; this is translated from the exons ATGCCCAAG AGGGAAAACCGCAGGCTCCAAGAGGCAAGCatgaggctggagcaggagaacGATGACCTTGCCCATGAGCTTGTAACCAGCAAAATTGCCTTACGGAATGACTTGGACCAG GCTGAAGACAAAGCAGATGTTTTGAACAAGGAACTTCTCCTGACCAAACAGAAGCTAGTGGAGACtgaggaagagaaaaggaagcagGAAGAGGAAACTGCTCAG CTGAAGGAAGTCTtcaggaagcagctggagaaggcagaATCTGAGATCAAGAAAACCACAGCCATTATTGCAGAGTATAAACAG ATTTGCTCCCAGCTGAGCACCAGGCTGGAAAAACAACAAGCAGCCAGTAAGGATGAACTGGAAGTTGTGAAG GGTAAAGTGATGGCCTGCAAGCACTGCAGTGAGATTTTCAGCAAGGAGGGGGCCCTGAAGGTGCCTGCTGTAAGCACGGACAACAAAGGCATCGAAACAGATGATGAGAAGGATGCACTGAAGAAGCAGCTGAGAGAGATGGAGCTGGAGCTTGCACAGACCAAACTGCAGCTTGTGGAAGCCAAGTGCAAAATCCAG GAGCTGGAGCACCAGAGAGGAGCCCTTATGAATGAAATCCAAGCTGCCAAAAACTCTTGGTTTAGCAAAACCCTGAACTCTATCAAAACGGCCACGGGCACGCAGGCACCGCCGCAGCCGCCCGTGCCTCCCAGAGAGGGCAGCACATAG
- the CACYBP gene encoding calcyclin-binding protein — protein MAVAREELQKDLEEVKELLTSATRKRVRDVLLAEKQKLELEIKNQPPPKPKDVAEEEKSSLGGYTVKINNYGWDQSDKFVKIYISLNGVQKLPAENVQVNFTERSFDLLVKNLNGKNYTMTFNNLLKPISVEGSSRKIKTDMILVMCKKKREEKWDCLTQVEKESKEKEKAAYDTADPSEGLMNILKKMYAEGDDEMKRTINKAWVESREKQYKGDIPMDI, from the exons ATGGCCGTGGCGCGGGAGGAG TTGCAGAAAGATTTGGAAGAGGTTAAAGAGCTGCTCACGAGTGCCACTAGGAAGCGGGTGCGTGATGTCCTTCtggcagagaaacaaaagctgGAGCTGGAAATCAAGAATCAGCCTCCACCGAAGCCAAAAGATGTGGCAGAGGAAGAAAAGTCATCGCTGGGAGGGTACACAGTGAAAATAAACAATTACG GATGGGATCAGTCAGATAAGTTTGTTAAGATTTACATCTCTTTAAATGGTGTCCAGAAGCTTCCAGCTGAGAATGTGCAGGTGAATTTCACAGAGAG GTCATTTGATCTGCTGGTGAAGAATCTGAATGGGAAGAACTACACCATGACCTTCAACAACCTCCTGAAGCCCATCTCTGTGGAAGGCAGCTCTAGAAAG ATAAAGACAGACATGATCCTTGTCATGTGTAAGAAGAAGCgggaggaaaaatgggattGTCTCACTCAAgtggaaaaagaaagcaaagagaaaGA GAAGGCTGCCTATGACACTGCAGATCCTAGTGAAGGGCTtatgaacattttaaaaaagatgTATGCGGAAGGGGACGATGAGATGAAGCGCACCATCAATAAGGCCTGGGttgaaagcagagaaaagcagTACAAAGGGGACATACCCATGGATATCTGA
- the RABGAP1L gene encoding rab GTPase-activating protein 1-like isoform X8, whose translation MRESQLQQEDPMDRYKRENRRLQEASMRLEQENDDLAHELVTSKIALRNDLDQAEDKADVLNKELLLTKQKLVETEEEKRKQEEETAQLKEVFRKQLEKAESEIKKTTAIIAEYKQICSQLSTRLEKQQAASKDELEVVKGKVMACKHCSEIFSKEGALKVPAVSTDNKGIETDDEKDALKKQLREMELELAQTKLQLVEAKCKIQELEHQRGALMNEIQAAKNSWFSKTLNSIKTATGTQAPPQPPVPPREGST comes from the exons ATGCGAgagagccagctgcagcaggaagatCCTATGGACAGATACAAG AGGGAAAACCGCAGGCTCCAAGAGGCAAGCatgaggctggagcaggagaacGATGACCTTGCCCATGAGCTTGTAACCAGCAAAATTGCCTTACGGAATGACTTGGACCAG GCTGAAGACAAAGCAGATGTTTTGAACAAGGAACTTCTCCTGACCAAACAGAAGCTAGTGGAGACtgaggaagagaaaaggaagcagGAAGAGGAAACTGCTCAG CTGAAGGAAGTCTtcaggaagcagctggagaaggcagaATCTGAGATCAAGAAAACCACAGCCATTATTGCAGAGTATAAACAG ATTTGCTCCCAGCTGAGCACCAGGCTGGAAAAACAACAAGCAGCCAGTAAGGATGAACTGGAAGTTGTGAAG GGTAAAGTGATGGCCTGCAAGCACTGCAGTGAGATTTTCAGCAAGGAGGGGGCCCTGAAGGTGCCTGCTGTAAGCACGGACAACAAAGGCATCGAAACAGATGATGAGAAGGATGCACTGAAGAAGCAGCTGAGAGAGATGGAGCTGGAGCTTGCACAGACCAAACTGCAGCTTGTGGAAGCCAAGTGCAAAATCCAG GAGCTGGAGCACCAGAGAGGAGCCCTTATGAATGAAATCCAAGCTGCCAAAAACTCTTGGTTTAGCAAAACCCTGAACTCTATCAAAACGGCCACGGGCACGCAGGCACCGCCGCAGCCGCCCGTGCCTCCCAGAGAGGGCAGCACATAG